The following are encoded together in the bacterium genome:
- a CDS encoding DUF2587 domain-containing protein produces MADIPQPVPVEPTEVIREGPLAEGDSDEPLSAGEAIEQPAKVMRVGTMMKQLLDEVRQSSLDESSRDRLRDIYATSIEELGSALSPDLREELDRLILPFPEDHPPSQAELQVAKAQLVGWLEGLIQGIQAALFAQQVSAQQQLANIRAELPPGVQPPTERRPGTYL; encoded by the coding sequence ATGGCAGACATCCCACAGCCGGTTCCGGTCGAACCCACCGAGGTTATCCGCGAAGGACCGCTGGCCGAAGGTGATTCGGATGAGCCGTTGTCGGCCGGGGAGGCCATTGAACAGCCGGCCAAGGTGATGAGGGTCGGAACCATGATGAAGCAGCTCTTGGATGAGGTGCGCCAGTCGTCCCTTGATGAGTCCAGCCGCGATCGTCTGAGAGACATCTACGCCACATCGATCGAAGAGCTGGGCTCGGCGTTGTCTCCTGACCTGCGCGAGGAGCTCGACCGGCTGATTCTGCCCTTTCCCGAGGACCACCCTCCCAGCCAGGCCGAGCTTCAGGTGGCCAAGGCCCAGCTGGTGGGCTGGCTGGAGGGTCTCATCCAGGGCATCCAGGCCGCCTTGTTCGCCCAACAGGTGTCGGCCCAGCAGCAGCTGGCCAACATCCGGGCCGAGCTGCCTCCCGGTGTTCAGCCGCCAACCGAACGCAGGCCGGGCACATATCTGTAA
- a CDS encoding histone H1-like repetitive region-containing protein gives MAAKKTATKKAGDSKSAAKKPAAKKTAAKKTAAKATTAKKPAAKKTAAKATTAKKPAAKKTTAKATTAKKPAAKKPQFDKKYLDKQRRLLLEERNRYITSATRLKAEADSLVEEREPGDVQFDEESGEGDTLAVERERDLALSAHARAAVDQIDAALARIDNGTYGICLVSGKPIPRQRLNAIPWAAERVEHKAGGF, from the coding sequence ATGGCTGCCAAGAAGACCGCGACCAAGAAGGCTGGGGACAGCAAGTCCGCCGCGAAGAAGCCCGCGGCCAAGAAAACCGCGGCCAAGAAAACCGCGGCAAAGGCAACTACGGCGAAAAAGCCTGCGGCCAAGAAAACCGCGGCAAAGGCAACTACGGCGAAAAAGCCTGCGGCCAAGAAAACCACGGCAAAGGCAACTACGGCCAAGAAGCCTGCGGCGAAGAAACCCCAGTTCGACAAGAAGTACCTGGACAAGCAGCGGCGGCTCCTACTGGAGGAACGCAACCGCTACATCACATCGGCCACTCGCCTCAAGGCCGAGGCTGATTCCCTGGTGGAGGAACGTGAGCCGGGAGATGTCCAGTTTGACGAGGAATCAGGCGAGGGCGACACCCTGGCGGTGGAGCGGGAGCGGGACTTGGCTCTCAGCGCCCATGCCCGCGCCGCAGTCGACCAGATTGACGCCGCCTTAGCCCGTATCGATAACGGTACCTATGGCATCTGCCTGGTCTCGGGCAAGCCGATTCCCCGCCAGCGGCTCAATGCCATTCCGTGGGCGGCGGAGCGGGTTGAGCACAAAGCCGGTGGGTTCTAG
- the dnaE gene encoding DNA polymerase III subunit alpha has protein sequence MSSSFTHLHVHTEYSILDGASRVSDLVKAAAADGQPALGMTDHGNMYGVVDFYRTCLSEGIKPVIGTEAYMAHENRSERPPRRGKVDDSGGSTEGGQKIYYHLTLLAENNTGYKNLIQLSSRAFLEGYYYKPRLDWELLAEHSEGLIASTGCLGGHVLQALLRNDYDDAVAKAARLQDIFGKDNLFVEIQDHGIPEQQRTNPELLRLARQINAPLLATNDSHYTHRHDAEAHDALLCVQTGSLVSDPDRLKFDGSEHYLKTAAEMRHLFSDLSPACDNTLWIAERADVEIEFGKPQLPDFPIPDEYDNADDYLQALTLEGAKARWGEPLSEEVADRLAFELKVISDMGFSSYFLITWDLIRYARERGIRVGPGRGSAAGCAVAYSLRITDLDPIRYDLLFERFLNPSRVSMPDIDMDFDSRYRDEIIRYATHKYGEDHVAQIITFSTIKARAAVRDSARVLNFPYALGDKLAKAMPPLVLGRDTPLWACLEKTEEYTDGYTAAAELREMYDSEEDARKVVDVARGLEGLRRQDSIHAAAVVITKDPLTEHLPIQRKASPGQTLEEAPIVTQYEMHAVEDLGLLKMDFLGLRNLDVIEDAVGLIKQSHGVDLDIDNVPLDDAATYELLSRGDTIGVFQLESGPMRSLIRSLEPTCFDDVAALVALYRPGPMAANMHNDYADRKNDRKPVQVFHEDAADILGDTYGLMIYQESVMRVAQRFAGYSLADADNLRKACGKKDRALMAKERDSFVEGCEKSGYGSELGTHLFDIIEQFADYAFNKSHSYGYGLIAYQCSFLKARYPVEYMAALLTSVKNRLEKAAVYLAECRQMGITVALPDVNLSESDFAAISASDGERAISFGLSAIRHMGTGTAQMILDDRRKNGPFDDFYDFCSRVDPIVLNKGVVEALIKAGCFDSFDHPRQGLLNVSETIVRRCIQQQRERSQGIMSLFGEGSEESFDERIEIPNVEFDKARRLAAEKEMLGLYVSDHPIMGMEGVLARKTTHRIDQLSEVEEGTSVKVGGVVSNLRKRWTRKGDQMASCDLEDLYGTMEVTLFPRAMEEHGHKLADDLVVVFEGRLDRRDDEPSLICFSAEPIDPATANGRSTVRLHLGVRTITPERIDSLKSIFANHPGKAEVFLVVGDDKAIKLSSEYGVDAGSGLIGELREMLGEHAVAV, from the coding sequence GTGTCCAGTTCCTTCACCCACCTCCACGTCCACACCGAGTACTCAATCCTCGACGGTGCCTCCCGGGTGAGCGATCTGGTCAAGGCAGCCGCGGCCGACGGACAGCCCGCCCTGGGAATGACCGATCACGGCAACATGTACGGGGTTGTCGACTTCTACCGGACTTGCCTCTCTGAGGGCATCAAGCCGGTCATCGGTACCGAGGCCTATATGGCCCATGAGAACAGGAGTGAGCGGCCACCGAGGCGAGGCAAGGTGGACGACAGCGGGGGCAGCACTGAGGGAGGGCAGAAGATCTATTACCACCTCACCCTGCTGGCCGAGAACAACACCGGGTACAAGAACCTTATCCAGCTCTCCAGTCGGGCCTTCCTCGAGGGCTACTACTACAAACCCCGGCTCGATTGGGAGCTGTTAGCCGAGCACAGCGAAGGGCTGATTGCCTCCACCGGCTGTTTGGGCGGCCACGTGCTCCAAGCCCTTCTACGCAATGACTACGACGATGCGGTGGCCAAGGCGGCCCGACTTCAAGACATATTCGGCAAGGACAACCTGTTCGTGGAGATCCAAGACCACGGCATCCCCGAGCAGCAGCGCACCAACCCCGAGCTGCTCCGACTGGCCCGCCAGATCAATGCCCCCCTGCTGGCCACCAACGACAGCCACTACACCCACCGCCATGATGCCGAGGCCCACGATGCTCTGCTGTGCGTGCAGACTGGCTCGCTGGTGAGCGACCCCGACCGATTGAAGTTCGACGGCAGCGAGCACTACCTCAAGACGGCGGCGGAGATGCGCCATCTGTTCTCCGACCTCAGCCCGGCGTGCGACAATACGCTGTGGATCGCGGAGCGGGCCGACGTGGAGATCGAGTTCGGCAAGCCGCAGCTTCCCGACTTTCCCATCCCCGACGAGTACGATAACGCTGACGACTACCTTCAAGCCCTGACCTTGGAGGGGGCCAAAGCACGGTGGGGCGAACCGCTGTCGGAAGAGGTGGCCGACCGGCTGGCATTCGAGCTTAAAGTCATCTCCGACATGGGCTTCTCCTCCTATTTCCTGATCACCTGGGATCTGATCCGCTACGCCCGGGAGCGGGGCATCCGCGTCGGTCCCGGGCGGGGCAGCGCGGCGGGATGCGCGGTGGCCTACTCCCTGCGCATCACCGATCTGGATCCCATTCGCTACGACCTGCTGTTCGAGCGTTTCCTCAACCCGTCGCGGGTGTCCATGCCCGACATCGACATGGACTTCGACTCCCGCTACCGAGACGAGATCATCCGCTACGCCACCCACAAGTACGGCGAAGACCATGTGGCCCAGATCATCACCTTCTCTACCATCAAGGCCCGGGCCGCGGTGCGCGACAGCGCCCGGGTGCTGAACTTCCCCTACGCGCTGGGCGACAAGCTGGCCAAGGCCATGCCCCCGCTGGTTTTGGGGCGGGACACCCCGCTGTGGGCCTGCCTCGAAAAAACCGAGGAGTACACCGACGGCTACACGGCGGCCGCCGAACTGCGGGAGATGTACGACAGCGAAGAGGACGCCCGCAAGGTGGTCGACGTGGCTCGGGGCCTGGAGGGCCTGCGCCGCCAGGACAGCATCCACGCCGCCGCGGTGGTGATCACCAAAGACCCGCTCACCGAGCACCTCCCCATCCAGCGCAAGGCATCGCCGGGCCAGACCCTTGAAGAGGCCCCCATCGTCACCCAGTACGAGATGCACGCGGTGGAGGATTTGGGCCTACTCAAGATGGACTTTCTGGGCCTGCGGAATCTCGACGTGATCGAGGACGCTGTCGGGCTCATCAAGCAATCCCACGGCGTGGACCTCGACATCGACAATGTGCCGCTGGACGATGCAGCCACCTACGAGCTGCTGTCCCGGGGCGACACCATCGGGGTGTTCCAGCTGGAGAGCGGTCCGATGCGCTCGCTGATCCGATCGCTTGAGCCCACCTGCTTCGACGACGTGGCCGCCCTGGTGGCCCTCTACCGGCCCGGCCCGATGGCCGCCAACATGCACAACGACTACGCCGACCGTAAGAACGACCGCAAGCCGGTGCAGGTGTTCCACGAGGATGCCGCCGACATCCTGGGCGACACCTATGGGCTGATGATCTACCAGGAGAGCGTCATGCGGGTGGCCCAGCGCTTCGCCGGCTATTCGCTGGCCGACGCCGACAACCTTCGCAAGGCCTGCGGCAAGAAGGACCGGGCGCTGATGGCCAAAGAGCGCGACAGCTTTGTGGAAGGGTGCGAGAAGAGCGGATACGGCTCAGAGCTGGGGACCCATCTCTTCGACATCATCGAGCAGTTCGCCGACTATGCCTTCAACAAGAGCCACTCCTACGGCTACGGGCTCATCGCCTATCAGTGCTCCTTTCTCAAGGCCCGATATCCGGTGGAGTACATGGCCGCGCTGTTGACCAGCGTCAAGAACCGGCTGGAGAAGGCCGCTGTCTACCTGGCCGAGTGTCGGCAAATGGGGATCACCGTCGCGCTGCCCGACGTGAACCTCTCGGAGTCGGACTTCGCGGCCATCAGCGCCTCAGACGGTGAGAGAGCCATCTCCTTCGGGCTCTCCGCCATCCGCCACATGGGTACGGGCACCGCGCAGATGATCCTCGACGACAGGAGGAAGAACGGCCCGTTCGACGACTTCTACGACTTCTGCTCCCGGGTCGATCCGATTGTGCTCAACAAGGGCGTGGTCGAGGCCCTCATCAAGGCGGGCTGCTTCGACTCATTCGACCATCCCCGACAGGGGCTGCTCAACGTGTCGGAGACCATCGTGCGCCGCTGCATCCAACAGCAGCGGGAGCGCAGCCAGGGCATCATGAGCTTGTTCGGCGAGGGCAGCGAAGAGAGCTTCGATGAGCGCATCGAGATCCCCAACGTCGAGTTCGACAAGGCCCGCAGACTGGCCGCCGAAAAGGAGATGCTCGGGCTCTACGTGTCCGACCACCCCATCATGGGCATGGAGGGAGTGCTGGCCCGCAAGACTACCCATCGGATCGACCAGCTGTCTGAAGTGGAGGAGGGCACCTCGGTGAAGGTTGGCGGGGTGGTGAGCAACTTGCGGAAGCGATGGACTCGCAAAGGCGACCAGATGGCGTCATGCGATCTTGAGGACTTGTACGGAACCATGGAGGTCACCCTGTTCCCCCGGGCCATGGAAGAGCACGGCCACAAGCTGGCTGACGACTTGGTAGTGGTTTTCGAGGGGCGCCTCGACCGGCGCGACGACGAGCCCAGCCTGATCTGCTTTTCCGCGGAGCCCATCGACCCCGCCACCGCGAACGGGCGCTCGACGGTGAGACTGCATCTGGGGGTTCGCACCATCACGCCGGAGCGGATCGACTCCCTGAAGTCCATTTTCGCCAACCACCCGGGTAAGGCTGAGGTTTTCCTGGTGGTGGGCGACGACAAGGCGATCAAGCTCTCATCGGAGTACGGGGTAGACGCGGGTAGCGGGCTGATCGGCGAGTTGCGGGAGATGCTGGGGGAGCACGCCGTAGCGGTGTAA
- the lspA gene encoding signal peptidase II — protein sequence MGSRAVTPAETKHRSRRHNLVLLGVAAFVVAVDQLTKWWALVALDDRDIDLVWTLRLHLIHNTGAAFGLGQGLEAVIAAIALVFVVVVAWASWGGRRLSLPPVLLGMILGGAIGNLADRVLRAGDGFLGGAVVDFVDLQWWPVFNAADSAIVVAGVILVLTAPRYRQPEGEPHGATSGGDTELDPSNGH from the coding sequence GTGGGTTCTAGAGCCGTCACTCCCGCCGAGACAAAGCACCGATCTCGTCGCCACAACCTGGTCTTGCTGGGGGTGGCGGCTTTTGTGGTGGCCGTTGACCAGTTGACCAAATGGTGGGCGCTGGTGGCTCTCGACGACCGAGACATAGACCTGGTATGGACCCTGCGGCTGCATTTGATCCACAACACCGGAGCGGCCTTCGGGCTGGGCCAGGGACTGGAGGCGGTGATCGCGGCGATAGCGCTGGTGTTCGTGGTCGTGGTGGCCTGGGCCAGCTGGGGCGGCCGCCGGTTGTCGCTGCCGCCGGTGCTTCTGGGCATGATTCTGGGCGGGGCGATCGGCAACCTGGCCGACCGGGTCTTGCGAGCCGGCGACGGGTTTCTCGGCGGGGCCGTGGTCGACTTCGTCGATCTTCAATGGTGGCCGGTATTCAACGCCGCCGACTCCGCCATCGTGGTGGCCGGGGTCATCCTTGTTCTGACCGCGCCCCGCTATCGCCAGCCGGAAGGCGAGCCCCATGGGGCCACGAGCGGAGGCGACACAGAGCTAGATCCCTCCAATGGGCACTAG
- a CDS encoding Rrf2 family transcriptional regulator, which produces MRVSTRGDYASRALLSLALHADESGPTSVRDIAERTGLPQPYLEQILQALKGAGLVRSKRGAGGGYALARPAAEIKLSEIVSAVDGPIVLGDFGEPHQDGACDHEGQCVLLAIWTHAGDIMHDLLSDYTLDDIAKTANGLLPWPGSD; this is translated from the coding sequence GTGAGGGTGTCGACTCGAGGCGACTACGCCAGCCGGGCGCTGCTGTCGCTGGCCCTGCACGCCGACGAATCCGGTCCCACCTCGGTACGGGACATCGCCGAGCGCACCGGACTCCCCCAGCCCTATCTGGAGCAGATTCTCCAAGCCCTCAAAGGCGCCGGACTGGTCCGGTCCAAGCGGGGGGCGGGGGGCGGCTACGCGCTGGCCCGCCCCGCCGCCGAAATCAAACTGAGCGAGATCGTGAGCGCGGTGGACGGTCCCATCGTGCTGGGCGATTTCGGCGAACCCCACCAAGACGGCGCCTGTGACCACGAAGGTCAATGCGTGTTGCTGGCCATCTGGACCCATGCGGGCGACATCATGCACGACCTTCTGAGCGACTACACCCTCGATGACATCGCCAAGACCGCCAATGGCCTCCTCCCTTGGCCGGGATCAGACTGA
- a CDS encoding alkaline phosphatase family protein has protein sequence MGSPSQHNEPTAGGPATGFPVLPDYRGSCLSNVMPALLGPPDAAEWLPAPVREAKAVVLLLIDGMGWEQLQDRAELAPVMSAMEGGPITTVAPTTTTTALTSLVTGAAPGEHGLIGYQIYIQGQVLNALRWTVGPKSSDARKTIVPEQIQTRPAFFGRRVPAVGRSEFQGTGFTRAHLDGVDHKGYKLTSSIAVEVQKLVEGGEPLVYAYYDGPDRIAHEYGFGPYLDAEFAEVDRLVAQILVVLPSDAALLVVSDHGQVMVGDNKVELARDVLALTAVTSGEARFRWLHARPGRAGELKDAAGELYGRHGLVVERQQVLDEEWFGPYVGPEARSRMGDVALVPCDPVAFVEPKPERRSAAGGGTRPVFELLGRHGSLTSAEMLVPCLAASGTRA, from the coding sequence ATGGGAAGCCCCAGCCAGCACAACGAGCCAACCGCCGGCGGTCCGGCCACCGGCTTTCCGGTGCTGCCCGACTACCGGGGTTCGTGTCTGAGCAACGTGATGCCAGCCCTGCTCGGTCCTCCCGATGCCGCTGAATGGCTGCCCGCACCGGTTCGTGAGGCCAAGGCGGTGGTTCTGTTGCTGATCGACGGGATGGGCTGGGAGCAGCTCCAAGACCGGGCCGAGCTGGCCCCGGTGATGTCGGCTATGGAGGGAGGCCCCATCACCACGGTGGCCCCGACCACCACCACCACGGCGCTGACATCGCTGGTCACCGGGGCGGCGCCAGGCGAGCACGGATTGATCGGCTACCAGATCTACATCCAGGGGCAGGTGCTCAACGCCCTGCGGTGGACCGTGGGCCCCAAGTCATCGGATGCCCGCAAGACCATCGTGCCCGAGCAAATCCAAACCCGGCCCGCATTCTTTGGACGACGAGTGCCGGCAGTAGGGCGAAGCGAGTTCCAGGGAACCGGCTTTACCCGGGCCCATCTCGATGGAGTGGACCACAAGGGGTACAAGCTGACCAGCTCCATCGCCGTGGAGGTGCAGAAGCTGGTGGAAGGGGGTGAGCCGCTGGTGTACGCCTACTACGACGGACCAGACCGAATCGCCCACGAGTACGGATTCGGTCCCTACCTGGACGCCGAATTCGCGGAGGTGGACCGCTTGGTGGCGCAAATCCTGGTCGTACTGCCCTCCGATGCGGCCCTGCTGGTGGTGTCCGACCACGGACAGGTCATGGTGGGCGACAACAAGGTGGAGCTGGCCCGCGACGTGCTGGCCCTGACCGCGGTGACTTCGGGAGAAGCCCGGTTTCGCTGGCTCCACGCCCGGCCCGGGCGAGCCGGTGAGCTCAAGGACGCGGCTGGCGAGCTCTACGGCCGCCATGGTCTGGTGGTCGAGCGGCAGCAGGTGCTGGACGAGGAATGGTTCGGCCCCTACGTCGGCCCGGAGGCCCGCTCTCGAATGGGCGACGTGGCCCTGGTGCCCTGCGACCCGGTGGCTTTCGTCGAGCCCAAGCCCGAGCGCCGAAGCGCGGCTGGGGGAGGGACCAGGCCGGTGTTTGAGCTGCTGGGCCGGCACGGATCGCTGACCTCGGCCGAGATGCTGGTTCCCTGTCTGGCCGCGTCCGGCACCAGAGCGTGA
- a CDS encoding RluA family pseudouridine synthase: MGTSGVVPDPLAGERLDRVVALVWECSRAEAARLIDQEKVAVNGNPAGSRSQRLAAGDHISLFEAPTVGPAALEPDPSVELDVVHVDEHVIVVNKPADLVVHPGSGNAHGTMVHGLLARYPEIAEVGEPERPGIVHRLDRGTSGLLMVARTPSAYHALSAALGRREVHRGYVALVQGLPADDRGVIDAPVGRSTRHPTKMAVKADGRPATTHYRVTDRMATGSGSQDGPQDAPVPYDSARLELRLETGRTHQIRVHLAAIGHPVLGDYLYGGPGAPGINRPALHAHTLGFDPPESGQPLRFEAEPPEDFSLLYRLLSG; the protein is encoded by the coding sequence ATGGGCACTAGCGGGGTTGTTCCCGACCCATTGGCGGGCGAGCGCCTCGACCGGGTGGTGGCGCTGGTGTGGGAGTGCAGCCGGGCCGAGGCCGCCCGGCTGATCGACCAGGAGAAGGTGGCCGTCAACGGCAATCCCGCCGGCTCCCGGTCCCAGAGGTTGGCGGCCGGTGATCACATCTCCCTCTTCGAGGCGCCCACGGTCGGCCCGGCGGCGTTGGAGCCCGATCCATCGGTGGAGCTGGATGTGGTCCATGTCGACGAGCATGTGATCGTGGTCAACAAGCCAGCCGACCTGGTGGTCCACCCCGGATCGGGCAATGCCCACGGGACGATGGTGCACGGCTTGCTGGCCCGGTATCCCGAGATCGCCGAAGTGGGGGAGCCGGAACGTCCTGGGATTGTCCACCGTCTCGACCGGGGCACCTCGGGTTTGTTGATGGTGGCCCGTACGCCTTCCGCTTATCATGCTCTGTCCGCGGCGCTGGGCCGACGAGAAGTACACCGGGGCTACGTCGCCCTGGTGCAGGGGTTGCCGGCCGATGATCGGGGGGTGATCGATGCCCCGGTGGGCCGATCCACTCGCCACCCCACCAAGATGGCAGTGAAGGCCGACGGCCGGCCGGCCACTACCCACTACCGGGTGACCGACCGCATGGCGACCGGTTCTGGATCCCAAGACGGGCCCCAAGATGCGCCCGTCCCCTATGACTCGGCCCGTCTGGAGTTGCGCCTGGAAACCGGGCGCACCCACCAGATTCGGGTCCATCTAGCGGCCATCGGCCACCCGGTTTTGGGTGACTATCTCTACGGAGGCCCCGGTGCCCCTGGCATCAACCGTCCCGCCCTCCATGCCCACACCTTGGGTTTCGACCCCCCCGAGAGCGGCCAGCCCCTCCGATTCGAAGCCGAGCCTCCCGAGGACTTCTCCCTTCTCTACCGGCTGCTTAGCGGGTAG